In Gammaproteobacteria bacterium, a genomic segment contains:
- the glk gene encoding glucokinase has product MTSKAESPALIADVGGTYTRLGILTAAGPAHVKVGENAASANLIVLLESYLQTVPASDHPTRGAIAVASPVTGDWVEMTNLNWRFSITDLKSRLKLDPLRVINDFMALALALPHLTADAVVQIGGGKAARGGAVAVVGPGTGLGVSGLLPCDGAHVPITGEGGHVSLAAHDEEEDRVLEWFRRRYGRVSAERVLSGQGLVDLYHCLCGGAPDPAISPEAVIALARLREDPFAVRTLETFFSFLGETAGDIALILGARGGVYLAGGILPRVPDMLASSPFRARFEDKGRFRRYMAEIPSFVITAPYPAFTGLQACLKQR; this is encoded by the coding sequence ATGACATCCAAGGCTGAATCACCGGCATTGATTGCGGATGTCGGCGGCACCTATACTCGGCTCGGCATTCTCACGGCCGCCGGCCCCGCTCATGTGAAGGTGGGCGAAAACGCCGCATCGGCAAATTTGATCGTCCTGCTGGAATCCTACCTCCAGACCGTACCGGCCAGCGATCATCCCACCCGCGGCGCGATCGCCGTCGCCAGCCCGGTGACGGGCGACTGGGTTGAGATGACCAACCTCAATTGGCGATTCTCCATCACCGATCTGAAATCGAGACTGAAACTCGACCCGCTGCGTGTCATAAACGATTTCATGGCGCTCGCACTGGCCTTGCCCCATCTGACCGCGGACGCCGTGGTACAGATCGGCGGCGGCAAGGCGGCCCGGGGTGGCGCGGTTGCCGTCGTCGGTCCCGGCACCGGTCTCGGCGTGTCCGGTCTGCTCCCCTGCGACGGCGCCCATGTGCCGATCACCGGGGAAGGCGGTCACGTGTCGCTGGCCGCCCACGACGAGGAAGAGGACCGGGTCCTCGAATGGTTCCGCCGCCGCTATGGACGCGTTTCAGCGGAGCGCGTCTTGTCCGGCCAGGGCCTGGTGGATCTCTATCACTGCCTATGCGGCGGCGCACCGGACCCCGCCATCTCTCCGGAAGCCGTCATCGCGCTCGCCCGCTTGCGGGAGGACCCTTTCGCGGTTCGTACACTGGAAACTTTTTTCTCTTTTCTTGGGGAAACAGCGGGCGATATCGCCCTCATCCTGGGCGCGCGGGGAGGCGTGTACCTTGCCGGCGGCATTCTGCCCCGCGTGCCAGATATGCTTGCATCCTCACCGTTTCGCGCGCGGTTTGAGGACAAGGGGCGTTTCAGGCGCTACATGGCCGAGATCCCGAGCTTTGTAATCACCGCGCCGTATCCCGCCTTCACGGGTCTTCAGGCCTGTCTCAAGCAGCGCTGA
- a CDS encoding tetratricopeptide repeat protein, producing MRSDSITRMVMAGLCGLLLATAQAADADNQTALAAAQRGDYVQAYAIWKPRAESGEARAQYNLGVLYERGLGVDIDYAQAMYWYQKSAEQGDTGAQFNLGNLFRNGQGAPADAAEAAHWYQKAAEAGHPQAQASLGYMYATGQGVQRDYATAMQWYRKAADQGVAQAIYDLGVMYARGQGVDRDAVEAERRYRAAADKGLAEAQNALGKMYRDGDGVTANDAEALRWLRAAADQKHAEAEYLLGTMYGEGRGTAQDYAQAVYWWTRAARQNNTDAQYLLCLAYRLGHGVDVDKIKAYAWCDIAVAGGSKEATDTRASLVKDMSSSEVKQAEDVAALLTKDYITKAE from the coding sequence ATGCGCAGTGATTCAATAACAAGAATGGTGATGGCCGGGTTGTGTGGATTGCTGCTGGCAACCGCGCAGGCGGCCGATGCCGACAATCAGACTGCGCTCGCGGCGGCGCAGCGCGGCGACTACGTACAGGCCTACGCGATATGGAAGCCCCGCGCGGAAAGCGGCGAGGCCCGCGCGCAATACAACCTCGGCGTGCTCTACGAACGCGGTCTTGGGGTGGATATCGATTACGCGCAGGCCATGTACTGGTATCAGAAATCCGCGGAACAGGGAGACACCGGCGCGCAGTTCAACCTCGGCAATTTATTCCGCAACGGGCAGGGCGCCCCGGCCGATGCCGCCGAGGCCGCGCACTGGTATCAAAAGGCAGCGGAGGCCGGCCATCCGCAGGCCCAGGCCAGCCTCGGTTACATGTATGCGACGGGGCAGGGCGTGCAGCGCGATTACGCCACGGCCATGCAGTGGTATCGCAAGGCGGCGGATCAGGGCGTGGCACAGGCCATCTACGATCTCGGCGTCATGTATGCCAGGGGGCAGGGTGTCGATCGCGATGCGGTCGAGGCGGAGCGCCGGTACCGTGCAGCGGCTGACAAGGGACTTGCAGAGGCGCAGAACGCGCTCGGGAAAATGTACCGCGACGGCGACGGCGTGACCGCCAATGACGCCGAGGCGCTGCGCTGGCTGCGCGCGGCGGCGGATCAGAAACACGCCGAGGCCGAATATCTGCTGGGCACGATGTACGGTGAAGGCCGCGGCACGGCGCAGGATTACGCGCAGGCGGTCTACTGGTGGACGCGCGCGGCGCGGCAGAACAACACCGACGCGCAATATCTTCTGTGCCTGGCATATCGTCTGGGCCACGGCGTGGACGTGGACAAGATCAAGGCCTACGCGTGGTGCGACATCGCCGTGGCCGGCGGCTCCAAGGAGGCCACCGACACCCGCGCCAGTCTGGTGAAGGATATGAGCAGCAGCGAAGTCAAACAGGCCGAGGACGTGGCGGCCCTGCTGACGAAGGACTACATCACCAAAGCGGAATAA
- a CDS encoding alpha/beta hydrolase → MPTEKAASNVSAPTQFLQTANEKYAYRRFGAGSGLPLLCLQHFTGTLDNWDPAVTDPLAVGREVILFESAGIGRSTGTVPETIAGMAVHALAFLDGLDLKTCDVLGFSLGGMVAQQIAQDRASIFRRMILVGTAPRGGEDIMHLDKASLAKYFRDPTLKGYSILQKIFFTPTESSQAAGAAFISRLMRRKEDREPVSGPAVAQAQMSAFRDWERFTGERFAGLKGIRQPTLVVNGIHDEMIPVSNSYWLSANLPNAVLLTYPDSGHGSLFQFHESFVRQAAAFLASDSPSAPY, encoded by the coding sequence ATGCCGACCGAGAAAGCCGCAAGTAACGTAAGCGCACCCACGCAATTTCTCCAGACGGCGAACGAGAAATATGCCTATCGTCGTTTTGGAGCGGGCTCGGGACTTCCACTCCTGTGTCTTCAGCACTTCACCGGGACACTTGACAACTGGGATCCGGCGGTCACCGACCCGCTCGCAGTCGGGCGGGAAGTGATCTTGTTTGAAAGTGCTGGCATTGGCCGCTCCACCGGCACGGTGCCGGAAACGATTGCCGGCATGGCGGTGCATGCCCTGGCCTTCTTGGACGGTCTCGACCTGAAGACCTGCGATGTCCTCGGCTTTTCACTGGGCGGCATGGTGGCGCAGCAGATTGCGCAGGATCGCGCCTCCATTTTTCGGAGGATGATCCTCGTAGGGACGGCGCCAAGAGGTGGAGAGGACATCATGCACCTCGATAAAGCCAGTTTGGCCAAGTATTTCAGGGATCCGACACTTAAGGGATATTCGATCCTGCAAAAGATCTTTTTTACGCCGACGGAGTCGAGCCAAGCGGCGGGCGCGGCCTTTATCAGCCGCCTCATGCGACGCAAGGAAGATCGGGAGCCGGTCTCCGGGCCCGCAGTCGCCCAAGCCCAGATGTCAGCGTTTCGTGATTGGGAACGCTTCACTGGCGAGCGCTTCGCGGGGCTGAAGGGCATCCGCCAACCCACCCTCGTGGTGAACGGCATTCATGACGAGATGATTCCGGTCTCGAACTCCTACTGGCTGAGCGCGAATCTCCCCAACGCTGTTCTTCTAACCTATCCCGACTCCGGACACGGCTCCCTGTTCCAATTTCATGAGTCCTTCGTGCGGCAAGCGGCGGCATTCCTCGCTTCTGACTCGCCATCTGCGCCGTATTGA
- a CDS encoding mechanosensitive ion channel family protein — MKDLKLFGHSVETLGLSLVLFAVVLLVVVLFKRVLLGRLAAFARRTENTWDDHLVDVLDRTSIVLFLPLALYVGSTVLNLPRAANGLLASIAIAGILLQVASWFDRIIVSWLHHMATRWDPARATTMSMMGIVVRVLLWTMLAFVALDTFGINITALVAGLGIGGVAVALAAQNILGDLFASLSIVFDSPFLIGDFIVVDDKMGTVEHIGIKTTRIRSLGGEQVVFSNSDLLKSRIRNYKRMFERRVVFSIGVTYQTPADKLAAIPDMIREIICSLEKTRFDRSHFSQFGDFALVIETVYFVLDPDYNFYMDVHQKIGLEILKRFEREGIEFAYPTQTIQLQQAAG; from the coding sequence GTGAAGGATTTGAAGCTGTTCGGACATTCTGTGGAAACGCTGGGTCTGTCCCTGGTGCTGTTCGCCGTCGTCCTGCTGGTTGTCGTGCTGTTCAAGCGGGTGCTGTTGGGCCGGCTTGCGGCCTTCGCGCGACGGACGGAAAACACCTGGGACGATCATCTGGTGGATGTCCTTGATCGGACCAGCATCGTCCTGTTCCTGCCGCTGGCGTTGTACGTTGGTTCCACCGTGCTGAATCTCCCGCGGGCGGCGAACGGATTGCTCGCCAGCATCGCCATTGCCGGCATTCTGTTGCAGGTCGCCAGCTGGTTCGATCGGATCATCGTCAGCTGGCTGCATCACATGGCGACGCGCTGGGATCCGGCCAGGGCCACGACCATGTCCATGATGGGGATCGTCGTCAGGGTGCTGCTGTGGACGATGCTCGCCTTCGTCGCCCTCGACACCTTCGGCATCAACATCACCGCGCTGGTCGCCGGACTCGGCATCGGTGGCGTGGCGGTGGCGCTGGCGGCACAGAACATTCTTGGGGACCTTTTTGCATCATTATCCATTGTATTTGACAGTCCGTTCCTCATCGGTGATTTCATTGTTGTCGATGACAAGATGGGCACGGTCGAACACATCGGCATCAAAACCACGCGCATCCGCAGTCTGGGCGGTGAGCAGGTCGTCTTCTCCAACTCCGACCTGTTGAAAAGTCGGATCCGGAATTACAAGCGCATGTTCGAACGCCGGGTCGTTTTCTCCATCGGCGTGACCTATCAAACGCCGGCGGACAAGCTGGCGGCCATCCCGGACATGATCAGGGAGATCATCTGCAGCCTCGAGAAAACGCGCTTTGATCGCTCGCATTTCTCCCAGTTTGGCGATTTCGCACTCGTCATCGAGACCGTGTATTTCGTGCTTGACCCCGACTACAACTTTTACATGGACGTCCATCAGAAAATCGGATTGGAGATATTGAAAAGATTTGAGCGGGAAGGAATCGAATTCGCCTACCCCACTCAAACGATCCAGCTGCAGCAGGCGGCCGGCTGA
- a CDS encoding molybdopterin oxidoreductase family protein has translation MGKEPGVKTFHGGCPHDCPDTCAFVYTVKNGRLIDVSGRPDHPMTRGGLCVKLKDFHDHHYNADRVLYPLKRNGPKGSRAFVRITWKQALAEIKQNWTDTIARHGAQAILPLSYLGNEGMIQGLTAGDAFFNKLGATVCEKTYCASGSSTAWLLTVGPITGLDPESFTQSKYMIIWACNSISTNLHHWHFVKEAQEKGAKLVVIDSYKSRTAKHADWHLAPKPGTDGALAMAMINVLFAENLVDRGYMEKHTIGHKELKEHAASCTPEWAEKITGIAADDIRKLTREYAKSRNASIRIGVALERSAGGAQAIRAICTLPALTGAWKDVAGGIYQAPLWEFPIMWDKVCRPDWIKPGTRVVNILQLGKALTGELKLDPPIKSLFVYNTNPVTQAPETDKILAGLKRNDLFTVVADHFVSDTASYADIILPAAMAAEMDDMMFSWGHLYFTLNQKAIEPPGEAVANSEIFRRLARTMGFNDRQFTMTDQEMIKYFIDWKVPQMKGIDMKYFRKHGYARLKLGAPNKRTPHKNGNFKTPSGKCEILLKDAKNFVAPPFRQMYNELQGGEPIPPLPGYIPPFENPETVPARAKKYPLNIVAPKSHGFLNSCYANEPKKIHGQGEQFVMINPHDAAARSIKQDDRVRVYNDHGAFLGVAHVTDDVNPGVVVGTLGYWRTHNPVGTVNSIAAGRFGGMGHCPTYSDNLVEIARA, from the coding sequence ATGGGCAAAGAACCCGGCGTCAAAACATTCCACGGCGGTTGTCCGCATGACTGCCCCGACACCTGCGCGTTCGTCTACACCGTCAAGAACGGACGGCTGATCGACGTCAGCGGCCGCCCCGATCATCCCATGACGCGCGGCGGCCTGTGCGTGAAGCTGAAGGACTTCCATGATCATCACTACAACGCCGATCGGGTGCTGTACCCGCTCAAGCGCAACGGTCCCAAGGGCAGCCGCGCCTTCGTGCGCATCACCTGGAAGCAGGCGCTTGCCGAGATCAAACAGAATTGGACGGACACCATCGCCCGGCACGGTGCGCAGGCCATCCTGCCGCTCTCCTACCTCGGCAACGAGGGCATGATTCAGGGCCTGACCGCGGGCGACGCGTTTTTCAACAAGCTCGGCGCCACCGTGTGCGAGAAGACCTATTGCGCCTCCGGTTCCTCCACGGCATGGCTCCTGACCGTGGGGCCGATCACCGGCCTTGACCCGGAGAGCTTCACGCAGTCCAAGTACATGATCATCTGGGCCTGCAACAGCATCTCCACCAACCTGCACCACTGGCACTTCGTCAAGGAGGCGCAGGAGAAGGGCGCGAAGCTCGTCGTCATCGATTCCTACAAGTCGCGCACCGCCAAGCACGCCGACTGGCACCTGGCGCCGAAGCCCGGCACCGATGGCGCGCTGGCCATGGCGATGATCAATGTCCTGTTCGCGGAGAACCTCGTCGACCGCGGCTACATGGAGAAGCACACGATTGGTCATAAGGAATTGAAGGAGCATGCCGCCAGCTGCACGCCCGAATGGGCCGAGAAGATTACCGGCATTGCCGCCGACGACATCCGCAAGTTGACGCGCGAGTATGCCAAGTCGCGCAACGCCTCGATCCGCATCGGCGTCGCGCTCGAGCGCTCCGCGGGCGGGGCACAGGCGATCCGCGCCATCTGCACGCTGCCGGCGCTGACCGGCGCATGGAAGGACGTGGCGGGCGGCATCTACCAGGCGCCGCTGTGGGAGTTCCCGATCATGTGGGACAAGGTCTGCCGTCCCGACTGGATTAAACCAGGCACGCGCGTGGTCAACATTCTGCAACTGGGCAAGGCATTGACCGGCGAGTTGAAGCTCGATCCGCCGATCAAGTCGCTGTTTGTCTACAATACCAACCCGGTGACGCAGGCGCCGGAGACCGACAAGATCCTCGCCGGCCTGAAGCGCAACGATCTGTTCACGGTGGTCGCCGACCACTTCGTCAGCGACACCGCGTCCTATGCCGACATCATCCTGCCCGCAGCGATGGCCGCGGAGATGGACGACATGATGTTTTCGTGGGGGCATCTGTATTTCACCCTGAATCAGAAGGCCATCGAGCCGCCCGGCGAGGCGGTGGCCAACTCTGAAATCTTCCGCCGTCTGGCCAGGACCATGGGCTTCAACGATCGCCAGTTCACCATGACCGATCAGGAGATGATCAAATACTTCATCGACTGGAAGGTGCCGCAGATGAAGGGCATCGACATGAAGTATTTCCGCAAACACGGCTATGCCCGGTTGAAACTGGGTGCGCCGAACAAGCGTACGCCGCACAAGAACGGCAATTTCAAGACGCCCTCCGGCAAGTGCGAGATTCTGCTCAAGGACGCGAAGAATTTCGTGGCGCCGCCGTTCCGGCAAATGTACAACGAATTGCAGGGCGGCGAACCGATCCCGCCGCTGCCCGGCTACATTCCGCCGTTCGAAAATCCGGAGACCGTGCCGGCGCGGGCGAAGAAATACCCGCTCAACATCGTCGCGCCCAAGAGCCACGGCTTCCTCAACTCCTGCTATGCCAACGAGCCCAAGAAGATCCACGGCCAGGGCGAGCAGTTCGTCATGATCAATCCGCACGATGCGGCGGCGCGCTCGATCAAGCAGGATGACAGGGTCAGGGTCTACAACGACCATGGCGCCTTCCTCGGCGTCGCGCATGTCACGGACGACGTCAATCCGGGCGTGGTGGTGGGCACATTGGGCTACTGGCGCACGCACAATCCGGTGGGCACGGTGAACAGCATTGCCGCCGGCCGCTTCGGCGGCATGGGCCATTGCCCGACGTATTCCGACAACCTTGTCGAGATCGCCCGCGCCTGA
- a CDS encoding RNA-binding protein, which translates to MTIMSIYVGNLSPTTTEEEVRNLFTEFGAVESVNLLTDRYTGESRGFGFVKMYNKAALAAIEALSKRSIDGRTLKVSEAKPREPGGGFRQHSRGGAFGGGGGGGRGRY; encoded by the coding sequence ATGACCATCATGAGCATTTATGTCGGTAATCTTTCACCCACCACCACCGAAGAGGAAGTGCGCAACCTGTTCACGGAATTTGGCGCTGTCGAATCCGTGAACCTGCTCACCGATCGCTATACCGGCGAATCACGCGGCTTCGGCTTCGTAAAGATGTACAACAAGGCCGCCCTTGCCGCCATTGAGGCGCTCAGTAAAAGATCGATCGACGGCCGCACCCTCAAGGTCAGTGAGGCCAAGCCCCGCGAACCGGGTGGCGGTTTCCGCCAGCACAGTCGCGGCGGTGCCTTCGGCGGTGGCGGCGGCGGTGGTCGGGGGCGTTATTAA
- a CDS encoding DUF3775 domain-containing protein, translating to MDRQEPVALGVSTDKICFIIQKAREFHAKEEVVIPEEPSAPADDWALQVLADHSGDPSYQELHALIGAMDAEEQVNLVALMWLGRGDYAGDEWDAALADARQRLSSHTAAYIIATPMVSDYLEEGLAMLGYSCE from the coding sequence ATGGATCGGCAGGAACCGGTGGCTCTGGGCGTAAGTACGGACAAAATTTGTTTCATCATCCAGAAGGCGCGTGAATTCCATGCCAAGGAGGAGGTTGTGATCCCCGAGGAGCCCTCCGCACCGGCCGACGACTGGGCCCTGCAGGTACTCGCCGATCACAGTGGCGATCCGTCCTATCAGGAATTGCACGCACTCATCGGCGCGATGGATGCCGAGGAACAGGTGAATCTGGTGGCGTTGATGTGGCTCGGCCGGGGCGACTATGCCGGGGACGAGTGGGACGCCGCGCTGGCTGACGCGCGACAGCGATTGAGTTCGCATACCGCCGCATACATCATCGCCACGCCGATGGTTTCGGACTATCTCGAAGAAGGTCTGGCGATGCTGGGTTACTCCTGCGAGTAA
- a CDS encoding M48 family metalloprotease gives MRTLRLLLLSLLSAGVIGIAFADGLNLNGLDLGRVVDLGQKLATAAADVPEDREIEIGRGMAASLLGATPLVSDDGVQRYVNRIGMWLAAQTERPNLPWHFGVLDTETVNAFAAPGGYVFVTRGLLRIAGGESDLAGVLSHEIGHVLRRHHLEAIRKQAMQGLALDLVGEAVSRSAHFNAAPFIQAGMQIYARGLDRDDEFEADGIGVVLAARGGYEPYGLPRVLLAINQTRPGAADLALLNATHPPTMDRLSRLDKLMTGKFEIYEHNPAVAERYRQATRWLYQ, from the coding sequence ATGCGTACTCTTCGCTTACTGTTGCTTTCTCTGCTCTCTGCCGGCGTGATCGGCATTGCATTCGCCGATGGCCTCAACCTGAACGGCCTTGATCTGGGCCGCGTGGTCGACCTGGGGCAAAAACTAGCCACGGCCGCAGCCGACGTACCGGAAGATCGCGAGATCGAGATCGGCCGTGGCATGGCCGCCTCGCTGCTTGGCGCCACGCCGCTGGTCAGCGATGACGGCGTGCAACGTTACGTCAACCGGATCGGCATGTGGCTCGCCGCGCAGACTGAACGCCCCAATCTGCCCTGGCACTTCGGTGTCCTCGACACCGAGACCGTCAACGCCTTCGCCGCGCCCGGCGGCTATGTGTTCGTGACCCGCGGCCTGCTGCGCATCGCCGGCGGTGAATCCGATCTGGCCGGCGTGTTGTCGCATGAGATCGGCCATGTGCTCCGCCGGCACCATCTGGAAGCCATCCGCAAACAGGCGATGCAGGGCCTGGCGCTGGATCTGGTCGGCGAGGCCGTGAGCCGCAGTGCCCATTTCAACGCCGCGCCATTCATACAGGCCGGCATGCAGATTTATGCCCGTGGGCTGGATCGCGATGATGAGTTCGAGGCCGACGGCATCGGCGTCGTGCTGGCCGCGCGTGGCGGCTACGAACCCTATGGCCTGCCCCGGGTGTTGCTGGCGATTAATCAAACCCGGCCGGGCGCCGCCGATCTCGCCCTCCTGAATGCCACCCATCCGCCGACGATGGACCGGCTTTCACGGCTGGACAAGCTCATGACCGGCAAGTTCGAAATCTACGAACACAACCCCGCCGTTGCCGAACGCTACCGCCAGGCGACCCGGTGGTTATACCAATGA
- a CDS encoding tetratricopeptide repeat protein, with protein sequence MSDLTVNVSMHLERAKAGDVGAMVSLADNYLHGWSLKRDPAKAEQWYRKAAEAGYAPAQFSLAQVYFEGDEDVPANPAEAFRWYRTAAEHGHPGAQAALAWCYQQGIAVERDLAAAVHWYRQAAAGGQVIACHNLGWLYAHGEGVARDPVQAAEWYRRAAEQGYPPSQLQLGLACLRGHGVAANEAEAVHWLERAATGGHARAQYNLALLYSGGRGLAPDETQAAHWAQQAAERGYARAQFHLATLYATGLGIERDPVAGAHWYRAAAEQGHARAQYALARAYAAGTGVERNPALSRQWLEQAAALGHPKAQYRLGRMYLGQGAERNFELARHWLETAVKQGHVYARYYLGMLWARGMGGARDDAEAYRCIYSAALVTGDERMRARADRLAARLSPEMLAQLRAQVERENPQLIEE encoded by the coding sequence ATGTCTGATCTGACCGTCAACGTTTCGATGCACTTGGAGCGCGCCAAAGCGGGCGACGTCGGCGCCATGGTGAGCCTCGCCGACAACTATCTGCATGGCTGGAGCCTTAAACGCGATCCGGCGAAGGCCGAGCAGTGGTACCGCAAGGCGGCGGAAGCCGGTTACGCGCCGGCGCAGTTTTCACTGGCGCAGGTTTATTTCGAAGGCGACGAGGACGTACCCGCCAATCCGGCCGAAGCATTTCGTTGGTATCGGACGGCGGCGGAACACGGCCATCCCGGCGCCCAGGCGGCGCTGGCCTGGTGTTATCAGCAGGGCATCGCCGTGGAACGCGACCTGGCCGCCGCCGTGCATTGGTATCGACAGGCGGCGGCTGGCGGCCAGGTCATTGCCTGCCATAATCTGGGTTGGCTGTACGCGCACGGCGAAGGCGTCGCGCGCGATCCCGTTCAGGCCGCTGAGTGGTACCGGCGGGCGGCGGAGCAGGGGTATCCCCCGTCGCAATTGCAACTTGGATTGGCCTGTCTCCGTGGTCATGGCGTGGCCGCGAATGAGGCGGAGGCCGTCCATTGGCTGGAACGCGCCGCCACCGGCGGACACGCCAGGGCGCAATACAATCTGGCCCTGCTCTACAGCGGCGGACGGGGATTGGCGCCCGACGAAACTCAAGCTGCGCACTGGGCGCAGCAGGCGGCGGAGCGGGGCTACGCCCGCGCCCAGTTTCATCTCGCCACGCTGTATGCCACCGGGCTCGGCATCGAGCGGGATCCCGTGGCGGGGGCGCATTGGTATCGCGCGGCGGCGGAGCAGGGGCACGCCCGCGCGCAGTATGCGCTGGCCCGCGCTTATGCCGCGGGCACCGGTGTGGAACGCAATCCCGCCCTCTCGCGCCAGTGGCTGGAACAAGCGGCGGCACTTGGCCATCCCAAGGCGCAATACCGCCTGGGCCGCATGTATCTGGGCCAGGGTGCGGAGCGCAACTTCGAACTGGCGCGCCATTGGCTCGAAACCGCCGTCAAACAAGGGCACGTTTATGCGCGCTACTATCTGGGCATGCTGTGGGCCAGGGGCATGGGCGGCGCGCGTGATGACGCCGAAGCCTACCGCTGCATCTACAGTGCGGCGCTGGTGACTGGCGACGAACGCATGCGGGCGAGGGCGGATCGTCTGGCGGCGCGCCTCTCACCGGAAATGCTCGCCCAACTGCGCGCGCAAGTGGAACGCGAAAATCCGCAACTCATCGAAGAATAA
- a CDS encoding UBP-type zinc finger domain-containing protein, producing MSCSHLSAVKTSRPRTTGCEKCLAMGDTWVHLRLCRTCGHVGCCDDSKNKHATKHFHETKHPIMTSLEPGESWSWCFVDEVAMELR from the coding sequence ATGAGTTGCAGCCACCTGAGCGCGGTGAAGACGAGCCGGCCACGCACCACGGGCTGCGAGAAATGCCTGGCGATGGGCGACACCTGGGTGCACCTGCGCCTGTGCCGCACCTGCGGTCACGTCGGTTGCTGCGATGACTCGAAGAACAAGCACGCCACCAAGCACTTTCATGAGACGAAGCACCCGATCATGACCTCTCTCGAGCCTGGAGAAAGCTGGAGTTGGTGCTTTGTGGACGAAGTGGCAATGGAGCTGAGATGA
- the rimO gene encoding 30S ribosomal protein S12 methylthiotransferase RimO, which translates to MSKMNPKVGFVSLGCPKALVDSERILTQLKVEGYDIVPSYDAADLVVVNTCGFIESAVTESLDAIGEALAENGKVIVTGCLGARADRIRARHPNVLAVTGPQRYEEVVGAVHEHLPARHDPYLDLVPPQGVKLTPRHYAYLKIAEGCNHRCTFCIIPSMRGDLTSRPIDEVLKEAGKLVAAGVKELLVISQDTSAYGADIRYRTGRWHDREYATSLAGLVTGLSELGVWVRLHYVYPYPHVDDIIPLMAEGKILPYLDVPFQHGSPRILKLMKRPAAAENTLERIEAWRAICPDLALRSTFIVGFPGETEGDFRQLLDFIRAAQLDRVGCFTYSPVEGARANDLSDPVPEEVKQERYARFMEVQQLISRERLAAKVGKTLRVLVDELRDDGTAIARSHADAPEIDGQVLIAPAQGVKAGDFIDVKIMGAQDYDLTARRSRAIDSESQGISEEA; encoded by the coding sequence ATGTCCAAAATGAACCCCAAGGTTGGCTTTGTCAGTCTCGGCTGCCCCAAGGCGCTGGTGGACTCCGAGCGCATCCTGACCCAACTCAAGGTCGAGGGCTACGACATCGTGCCGAGCTATGACGCCGCCGATCTGGTGGTGGTCAACACCTGCGGCTTCATCGAGTCTGCGGTGACGGAGTCGCTGGACGCCATCGGCGAGGCGCTGGCCGAAAACGGCAAGGTCATCGTCACCGGCTGCCTCGGTGCGCGAGCGGACAGGATCCGCGCGCGCCATCCCAATGTGCTGGCGGTTACCGGCCCGCAGCGTTACGAGGAAGTCGTCGGCGCCGTGCACGAGCATTTACCGGCGCGACACGATCCGTATCTCGATCTGGTGCCGCCACAGGGGGTAAAGCTCACGCCGCGGCACTATGCCTATCTAAAGATCGCCGAGGGCTGCAATCACCGCTGCACATTCTGCATCATCCCTTCCATGCGCGGCGATCTGACGAGCCGGCCGATCGATGAAGTCCTGAAGGAAGCCGGGAAGCTGGTTGCCGCCGGCGTGAAGGAACTGCTGGTGATCTCGCAGGATACCAGCGCCTACGGCGCCGACATCCGTTACCGCACCGGCCGGTGGCATGATCGGGAATACGCAACTTCACTTGCAGGGCTGGTCACGGGTTTGAGCGAACTCGGCGTATGGGTGCGGTTGCATTACGTCTATCCGTACCCGCACGTCGACGACATCATTCCGCTGATGGCGGAGGGTAAAATCCTGCCGTATCTGGACGTGCCATTTCAGCACGGCAGTCCGCGCATCTTGAAACTGATGAAACGCCCCGCGGCTGCGGAAAACACGCTTGAGCGCATCGAGGCATGGCGCGCGATCTGCCCGGACCTCGCCCTGCGCAGCACCTTCATTGTCGGTTTCCCTGGAGAGACCGAGGGCGATTTCCGGCAGTTGCTCGATTTCATCCGTGCGGCGCAATTGGATCGTGTCGGTTGCTTCACGTACTCGCCGGTGGAGGGGGCACGCGCCAACGACCTATCCGATCCGGTGCCGGAAGAGGTCAAACAGGAACGCTACGCGCGTTTCATGGAAGTGCAGCAGCTCATCAGCCGCGAGCGACTGGCCGCCAAAGTGGGAAAAACGCTGCGAGTGCTCGTTGATGAACTGCGTGACGACGGCACGGCCATCGCCAGGAGCCACGCCGATGCGCCGGAGATCGACGGTCAGGTATTAATCGCGCCAGCGCAGGGCGTAAAAGCGGGTGACTTCATCGACGTCAAAATTATGGGTGCGCAGGACTACGATTTGACCGCGCGTCGCTCCAGAGCGATCGATTCTGAAAGCCAGGGGATCTCTGAAGAAGCCTGA